From Paraflavitalea devenefica, the proteins below share one genomic window:
- a CDS encoding alpha-L-fucosidase has product MSGKRFLILMISILGSTYLPAQDVVNDDESSSYNLNKPEREEWLRNTNNGMFIHFSVDAPLGIVISHSLVGASADYVNRYFTELPQVFNPARFNPDEIAALAKLAGMKYIMFTTKHHSGFCMWDTKTTDFNIMHTPYHKDLLKEWVEATRRAGLQVGFYFSPEDFHFLHRHHLPISRDNVVMNEEVQQAWTDFTRRQCEELMTNYGKIDLLFIDGEPKEIVKETCWKLQPDILITRGALKTPEQMLPGVTITDPWLSCITMGTAWQYQPTNDRYKSGRQLIELLIEARSKGGSLLLNIGPKPNGEMAQEQEDRLREMAAWYFVNREAVDSVRPWVITNENNNWFTASIDKKTVYAFVTDAAAWKEGDRKSLVFHSIKSTAATRISVLGQNSLIQEYRPGKDVGCKYQQTDTGLVVSVVKAQRLYDDHRWPNPVVIKIEQVEPAIQPVQVQTVSAKTTAATVLLQGKVLNYKGDAAMKAGFWYRVYNGQTEDLYAGPWIKTRAVKPTADGSFTVTIGGLKKGQKYEYKAVVEYNRISFNGDEKVWQQ; this is encoded by the coding sequence ATGAGCGGGAAACGTTTTTTAATACTAATGATCAGCATCCTGGGAAGCACCTACCTTCCCGCCCAGGATGTAGTCAACGATGATGAGTCCAGCAGTTACAACCTCAACAAACCCGAACGGGAAGAATGGCTGCGCAATACCAACAATGGTATGTTCATTCACTTTAGTGTAGATGCCCCGCTGGGCATCGTGATCAGTCATTCGCTGGTAGGCGCTTCCGCCGATTATGTGAACCGCTACTTCACAGAACTGCCACAGGTTTTCAATCCTGCCCGTTTTAATCCCGATGAAATAGCAGCCCTGGCCAAACTGGCAGGCATGAAATACATCATGTTCACCACCAAGCACCATTCGGGCTTCTGTATGTGGGATACCAAGACGACAGATTTCAACATCATGCATACGCCTTACCACAAAGACCTGCTGAAAGAATGGGTGGAAGCTACACGGAGGGCCGGCCTGCAGGTGGGCTTTTACTTCTCACCTGAAGACTTCCATTTCCTTCACCGGCATCACTTACCCATTAGTCGTGATAACGTAGTAATGAATGAGGAAGTTCAACAAGCGTGGACCGACTTTACCCGCCGGCAATGTGAGGAGTTAATGACCAATTATGGTAAGATTGATCTCTTGTTTATTGATGGCGAACCCAAGGAGATAGTCAAAGAAACCTGCTGGAAACTACAACCGGATATCCTGATCACCAGGGGGGCGCTCAAAACACCAGAGCAAATGCTGCCCGGTGTTACCATTACCGATCCCTGGCTTTCCTGCATTACCATGGGCACGGCCTGGCAATACCAGCCTACCAACGACCGGTACAAATCGGGCAGGCAGCTTATTGAATTACTGATCGAGGCAAGGAGCAAAGGCGGCTCCCTCTTACTGAACATTGGTCCCAAACCCAATGGGGAGATGGCGCAGGAACAGGAAGACCGCTTGCGGGAGATGGCCGCCTGGTATTTTGTGAACAGAGAAGCGGTAGACAGTGTACGTCCCTGGGTGATCACCAACGAAAACAACAATTGGTTTACGGCTTCCATTGATAAAAAAACAGTCTACGCTTTTGTAACGGATGCCGCTGCCTGGAAGGAGGGCGACCGGAAGTCATTGGTATTCCATTCGATCAAAAGCACAGCAGCCACCCGTATCAGCGTACTGGGACAAAACAGCCTGATACAGGAATATAGACCGGGTAAGGATGTGGGTTGTAAATACCAGCAAACAGATACGGGCCTGGTGGTGAGTGTAGTAAAAGCGCAGCGGCTCTATGATGACCATCGCTGGCCCAACCCCGTAGTGATCAAAATAGAACAGGTAGAGCCAGCCATTCAGCCGGTACAGGTACAAACGGTATCTGCCAAAACAACGGCGGCCACAGTTCTGCTGCAGGGTAAAGTACTCAATTATAAAGGTGATGCTGCGATGAAAGCCGGCTTCTGGTACCGGGTGTACAACGGACAAACGGAAGACCTGTATGCCGGTCCCTGGATAAAGACGCGGGCAGTAAAACCAACGGCCGACGGCAGCTTTACAGTAACAATAGGAGGGCTGAAGAAAGGACAGAAATATGAATACAAAGCAGTCGTTGAATACAACAGGATCTCATTCAATGGCGATGAAAAAGTATGGCAACAATGA
- a CDS encoding SusC/RagA family TonB-linked outer membrane protein yields MTKIPSTKLLLLGAVFHLAAALAGFGQAAGDPVPVTGTVKSGNDAVPGATVTLAANKRVVTTTDNAGFFSLKVPAANKQGNIELIISSIGFATRTVAVAAGQTTVDIQLQKDSGAVLTDVVVTALGIKKSRKSVTYAMTEVDGSEFTQARENNVANALTGKIAGVNATGLSTGPGGSSRVIIRGNGSLTGNSQPLYVINGMPIDNSTPGGSSTPNGFGLKQATDRGDGIAAINPDDIESISVLKGGAAAALYGSRGANGVILITTKKGRAQKGIGVEYNGTLTMEKVAMFPDYQYEYGQGDGGVKPTDISAAQTTGRRSFGAKIDGSTDYMAADGKTHPYVAQKDNLKHFYQTGTTFTNTVALSGGNDAIIYRFSLSDLNAKSILPTNTYNRKTANLNLSAKLSDRLRLESVIQYNIEKGNNRPIAGDALGNPNWTPYEVANTVDIRWLSPGYDASGNEILWNDAGIVTNSYFVINKFKQTDTKNRFIGQATISYDVLKNLTVKGTITRDFYNYNFSSVLPTGTQYIPLGQYEGIKSDVSETNSMITGTYKTTFKNQIGLTVLAGANTRRYKTDEFNFFGQGFTTPYFYSFSNLSTSSATPVANNIKTNSVFGSIDLDYKGLLFLTATGRQDWFSTLSPANNKVFYPSVGTSFILSDAVNLPAVFDQVKLRASWAQVGGGGPDPYAINLSYSSVPSASSVPLQNVSPASSVNIPNVNSITNTSLKPFTSTTIEVGFNTQLFGGRLGVDVAVYDRKSSDDIVTVPISVASGYNYAILNSGELSNKGIEFLLDVTPIKKKGFSWNTSFNFAYNKSEVLKLADGISTFSLGNSANGNAFINNQVGNTYGAIYGFRKLRDAAGNIIFDPNSNLPMQTNNNQELGKGVPPLTMGFSNEFRYKNFTLDILVDGKFGNSIFSVMEVYATRLGLLKTTLPGRENGLLLEGVTQAGAKYSYTVPVANLRAAYYNNLNRYTELFVHDASFVKLRQVILSYRLPDSFLKSIGVQSASVSLVGRNLLTLYKQTDNFDPEQSLTNGAAQGIESIGLPRTRSFGVNLAFKF; encoded by the coding sequence ATGACGAAAATTCCATCAACGAAGCTCCTTCTATTAGGCGCAGTCTTCCACCTGGCTGCCGCACTTGCCGGCTTTGGACAGGCTGCCGGCGATCCGGTTCCTGTAACCGGTACGGTGAAAAGTGGCAATGATGCCGTACCAGGCGCCACGGTAACATTGGCCGCCAACAAAAGGGTAGTGACCACCACCGACAATGCCGGCTTTTTTTCCCTCAAGGTTCCTGCTGCCAACAAACAAGGTAATATAGAACTGATCATCAGCTCTATTGGATTTGCGACCCGTACGGTTGCTGTAGCGGCAGGTCAAACCACCGTAGATATTCAGTTGCAAAAAGACAGCGGGGCCGTACTGACTGATGTGGTGGTAACTGCTTTGGGTATCAAAAAATCAAGGAAGTCCGTTACTTATGCCATGACAGAAGTGGATGGTAGTGAATTTACCCAGGCCCGTGAGAACAATGTGGCCAATGCATTGACCGGTAAAATTGCAGGCGTAAATGCTACCGGTTTGTCTACCGGTCCGGGCGGGTCCAGCAGGGTCATCATCAGGGGTAATGGTTCCCTTACCGGTAATAGCCAACCGCTGTATGTGATCAATGGTATGCCCATCGATAACAGCACGCCAGGCGGAAGCTCAACGCCCAATGGATTTGGGCTTAAGCAGGCCACTGACCGTGGCGACGGTATTGCTGCCATCAACCCGGATGATATAGAGTCCATCTCTGTATTAAAAGGCGGAGCAGCGGCAGCCCTGTATGGTTCACGCGGCGCCAACGGTGTCATCCTCATCACCACCAAGAAGGGCCGGGCGCAGAAGGGCATTGGTGTGGAATACAATGGTACGCTCACCATGGAAAAAGTAGCCATGTTTCCCGATTATCAATATGAGTATGGACAGGGTGATGGTGGTGTGAAGCCCACTGATATATCAGCGGCGCAAACTACAGGACGGCGTTCCTTCGGGGCGAAGATTGACGGTTCAACCGATTATATGGCTGCTGATGGAAAGACGCATCCTTATGTAGCGCAAAAAGACAACCTGAAACATTTCTATCAAACAGGTACTACGTTTACCAATACTGTAGCCCTCTCTGGTGGCAATGATGCCATTATTTACCGGTTTTCTTTATCCGACCTGAATGCCAAGAGCATATTACCTACCAATACCTATAACCGGAAAACAGCCAACCTGAACCTTTCCGCCAAACTCAGTGACCGCCTGAGGCTGGAATCGGTCATACAATACAATATCGAAAAAGGCAATAACCGGCCGATTGCCGGTGATGCCCTGGGCAATCCCAACTGGACGCCTTATGAAGTAGCCAACACGGTTGATATACGTTGGCTGAGCCCCGGTTATGATGCCAGCGGCAATGAGATCCTGTGGAATGATGCAGGTATCGTAACCAACAGTTACTTCGTTATTAATAAGTTTAAACAAACCGATACGAAGAACCGGTTCATCGGGCAGGCAACTATTTCCTATGATGTCCTAAAGAACCTGACAGTGAAGGGGACGATTACCAGGGATTTCTACAATTACAACTTCTCCAGCGTATTGCCTACCGGTACACAATACATACCGCTGGGACAATATGAGGGCATCAAATCAGATGTATCGGAAACCAACAGCATGATCACCGGTACCTATAAAACAACATTCAAGAATCAAATAGGTCTCACCGTATTGGCAGGCGCCAATACCCGCCGGTACAAAACGGATGAGTTCAACTTTTTCGGGCAAGGGTTTACAACACCTTACTTTTACAGCTTTTCCAATCTCTCCACTTCATCTGCAACCCCTGTTGCCAACAATATTAAAACCAACTCTGTATTCGGGTCCATTGACCTGGATTACAAGGGGCTGCTGTTCCTGACTGCCACGGGCCGCCAGGACTGGTTCTCTACCCTGAGCCCCGCCAACAACAAGGTCTTCTATCCAAGTGTGGGGACCAGTTTCATTCTTTCTGATGCGGTGAACCTGCCGGCTGTTTTCGATCAGGTGAAACTGAGAGCTTCCTGGGCGCAGGTAGGTGGCGGCGGTCCTGATCCTTATGCCATCAATCTTTCGTACAGCAGTGTGCCCAGCGCCAGTTCGGTACCCCTGCAGAATGTTAGCCCGGCTTCTTCTGTTAACATTCCTAATGTCAATTCCATTACCAATACCAGCCTTAAGCCCTTTACTTCTACCACCATTGAAGTGGGTTTTAATACGCAGCTCTTCGGCGGCCGTTTGGGAGTTGATGTTGCCGTATATGATCGTAAATCATCGGATGACATCGTAACCGTGCCGATCTCTGTAGCCTCCGGTTACAACTATGCCATCCTCAACTCCGGCGAGTTGAGTAATAAAGGGATAGAATTCCTCCTGGATGTCACACCTATAAAGAAGAAGGGTTTTAGCTGGAATACGAGCTTCAACTTTGCCTACAATAAGAGCGAAGTGTTGAAACTGGCGGATGGCATCAGCACCTTCTCGCTGGGTAACTCTGCCAACGGTAATGCCTTTATCAACAACCAGGTGGGCAATACCTACGGCGCTATCTATGGTTTCCGTAAGCTGCGGGATGCCGCAGGTAATATCATCTTCGATCCCAATTCCAACCTGCCCATGCAAACCAACAACAACCAGGAGTTGGGCAAAGGTGTACCACCGCTTACCATGGGCTTTAGCAATGAGTTCAGGTACAAAAACTTCACGTTGGATATATTGGTAGATGGTAAATTCGGCAACAGCATCTTTTCTGTAATGGAAGTATACGCTACCCGTTTGGGTCTGCTGAAAACAACCTTGCCGGGTAGGGAGAATGGCCTCTTGCTGGAAGGGGTGACACAAGCGGGCGCTAAATATTCCTATACTGTGCCGGTAGCCAACCTGCGCGCCGCTTATTACAACAACCTGAACAGGTATACCGAACTCTTCGTGCATGATGCCAGCTTCGTAAAACTGCGCCAGGTGATCCTCTCTTACCGTTTGCCCGACAGCTTCCTGAAATCAATAGGTGTACAGTCGGCCAGTGTATCGCTGGTGGGTCGTAACCTGCTGACGCTTTACAAGCAAACAGACAACTTCGATCCCGAGCAAAGTTTAACGAATGGTGCTGCACAGGGTATTGAGTCTATCGGCTTACCCCGCACCCGTTCTTTCGGTGTGAACCTTGCCTTCAAATTTTAA
- a CDS encoding DeoR/GlpR family DNA-binding transcription regulator: MSDNQQQPPMPVALQKKERKQLIIKQVNIHTRLLFADLVKLIDVSEDTIRRDVNELAEEGQLIRIKGGAMSAAYHIGDDSKTYSRNNKLVIADKTVSLLKDDMIVLIGGGTTIREFVKKIPNTLRATFLTVNPLTAVELLDKPMIKTIMIGGQISAYSQMTVSGEVFEYLANIKADLCIVGINAIDAEGGLTDSDWETIQVKKAMIKAAEKVAVLTISEKLNSVMQMKIADVADIDYLVTELPPESDVLQGYRMKDLTIL; the protein is encoded by the coding sequence ATGTCAGATAACCAGCAACAGCCACCTATGCCCGTGGCACTGCAAAAGAAGGAAAGGAAACAATTGATCATTAAACAGGTAAATATTCATACACGCCTGCTATTTGCCGACCTGGTAAAGCTGATCGATGTCTCGGAAGATACCATCCGGCGCGATGTGAATGAACTGGCGGAAGAGGGACAGCTTATCCGGATCAAGGGCGGGGCCATGTCGGCCGCCTACCATATTGGCGATGACTCAAAGACTTATTCCCGCAATAATAAACTGGTGATTGCCGATAAAACCGTCAGCCTGCTGAAGGATGATATGATCGTGCTGATCGGCGGCGGCACTACCATCCGGGAGTTTGTTAAAAAGATCCCCAATACCTTACGGGCTACTTTCCTTACGGTGAATCCTCTCACCGCCGTGGAGTTGCTGGACAAGCCCATGATCAAAACGATCATGATCGGCGGGCAGATCTCTGCCTACAGTCAAATGACAGTAAGCGGTGAAGTGTTTGAATACCTGGCCAATATTAAAGCAGACCTTTGTATTGTAGGGATCAATGCCATTGATGCCGAAGGTGGCCTTACCGACTCTGACTGGGAAACGATCCAGGTAAAGAAAGCGATGATCAAAGCCGCTGAGAAAGTAGCGGTACTCACTATTTCTGAAAAGCTGAACTCGGTGATGCAGATGAAGATTGCCGATGTGGCGGATATTGATTACCTGGTTACAGAACTGCCGCCGGAAAGTGACGTGTTGCAGGGATACAGGATGAAGGACCTGACGATATTATAG
- a CDS encoding SusD/RagB family nutrient-binding outer membrane lipoprotein produces MKLSMLKYTGFLPLAFFAALLPSCEKDFEEINTNPNAVTTPTPQYIFSKALYDGAANSANTGKLLFGTMQYTTSYNDVEGFGSKYTASQVNLSSAFFTVAFPNQINEIGEVIKAVKDDPAKVNLYAVARIWRVYCFSRLTDVYGDIPYSEAGQGYNLSIFQPKYDAQSAIYADMLKELEEAATSLNASNTTTFGVSDLIYQGNTGQWKKFAYSLMLRLGMRLTKRDAAVAQTWVTKAIAGGVIREYADIAKMSYTSSGQNINKNPIAWQLLNDNYIRADGFNNTEGGKYQKVFIDSLKANNDPRLSVLAVVYVNGVANSTESIQKGMASNINGNKPPDFVTYSEPKQTTVLRVDAPLLLFTVAEANFLLAEAALRNWYTAETAAAVYEKGIRAAMKQWDLISGTTGTIDGGRIDSYVGAHALATSASIAVQTEQVYNQFWVGIFPDAQEVYNNYRRTGYPALVPNNYAGNATGGKIFRRLLYPILEQTLNRTSYNEAIERQGADDLLTRVWWDKQ; encoded by the coding sequence ATGAAACTATCCATGCTAAAATATACCGGCTTCTTACCATTGGCGTTTTTTGCCGCTCTGCTGCCATCCTGTGAAAAGGATTTTGAGGAGATCAATACGAATCCCAACGCGGTAACAACGCCCACTCCGCAATACATATTCAGCAAAGCCTTGTATGATGGCGCTGCCAACAGCGCCAATACCGGCAAGCTTTTGTTCGGCACCATGCAGTATACCACCAGTTACAATGATGTGGAAGGCTTTGGGTCCAAGTATACGGCCTCGCAGGTCAATCTGTCTTCTGCCTTTTTTACGGTTGCCTTTCCCAACCAGATCAATGAGATCGGTGAGGTGATCAAGGCAGTGAAAGATGATCCGGCCAAGGTCAACCTGTATGCAGTAGCGCGCATCTGGCGCGTGTACTGCTTCAGCCGCCTCACCGATGTGTACGGCGATATTCCTTATTCCGAAGCAGGGCAGGGGTATAACCTTTCTATCTTCCAGCCCAAATACGATGCGCAAAGCGCCATCTATGCCGATATGCTGAAGGAACTGGAAGAAGCTGCTACCAGTCTCAACGCTTCCAATACCACTACCTTCGGTGTTTCCGATCTTATATACCAGGGCAATACCGGGCAATGGAAAAAATTTGCTTATTCATTAATGCTGCGGTTGGGCATGCGGCTCACTAAAAGAGATGCCGCAGTTGCACAAACCTGGGTAACCAAGGCCATTGCCGGCGGGGTGATCAGGGAGTATGCAGACATTGCCAAAATGAGCTATACTTCATCGGGCCAGAACATCAATAAGAATCCCATTGCCTGGCAATTGCTGAATGATAACTACATCCGGGCTGATGGCTTCAACAATACCGAAGGTGGTAAATACCAAAAAGTATTTATTGATTCGCTCAAGGCCAATAACGATCCGCGGTTAAGTGTGCTTGCTGTTGTATATGTAAACGGGGTAGCCAATTCCACGGAAAGCATTCAAAAGGGCATGGCTTCCAATATCAATGGTAACAAGCCCCCCGATTTTGTTACTTATTCAGAGCCCAAACAAACCACCGTACTGCGTGTGGATGCGCCTTTGTTGTTATTCACGGTGGCAGAAGCCAATTTCTTACTGGCGGAAGCCGCTTTGCGAAATTGGTATACGGCCGAAACAGCCGCTGCGGTATACGAAAAAGGTATCCGGGCAGCGATGAAGCAGTGGGACCTGATCAGTGGTACAACAGGAACCATTGATGGCGGCCGGATTGACAGTTATGTAGGGGCGCATGCACTCGCTACCAGTGCTTCCATAGCGGTGCAAACGGAACAGGTCTATAACCAGTTTTGGGTAGGTATTTTTCCGGATGCACAGGAAGTATACAACAATTACAGGAGAACGGGCTATCCTGCCCTGGTGCCCAATAATTACGCGGGCAATGCCACCGGTGGTAAGATCTTCCGGAGGCTCCTGTATCCCATTTTAGAACAAACCCTCAACAGGACTTCTTACAATGAGGCCATTGAAAGGCAAGGCGCCGATGACCTGTTGACGAGGGTTTGGTGGGACAAACAATAG
- a CDS encoding glycoside hydrolase family 3 C-terminal domain-containing protein — protein MRTSPLLLAIFFLCTSLSVFSQTILPYKDARRPVDERVKDLLGRMTIEEKFWQLFMIPGDLDKAAPQQYRHGIFGFQVSAGAQGDAGGQLLSYRTTENALTLVQKINRMQKYFVDSSRLGIPIIAFDEALHGLVRDGATSFPQAIGLAATWDTTLMRQVSTAIATETKARGIRQILTPVVNIASDVRWGRTEETYGEDPFLTSEMGVAFVSPFEQTNIITTPKHFLANVGDGGRDSYPIHFNERLLEEIYLPPFKACFERGGSRSVMTAYNSLDGRSCSSNSWLLQEKLKKEWNFQGFVISDASAVGGDIVLHYTATDYADAGKNSINNGLDVIFQTSYDHYKLFIPSFLDGRADSNRVNEAVARVLKAKFELGLFENPYVPEAAAAQLLHNTAHKALARKAAQASLVLLKNDKNVLPFRSSVKTIAVIGEEAKAARLGGYSGPGNGKINILDGIQQRAGNVIKVLYAAGAGIQADEYVVVPGKYLSHNNKPGLQAEYFNNLTLSGTPVVTRTDGAIDFRWTLYAPDPTINLDFYSARWTGTIQSPQTGTFKIGLEGNDGYRLYVNNKLVVDNWKKQTYQTLTGNVFLEKGKQYPIRVEFFEPAGNAHLKLVWNAGVVNDRAKKIQEAVAAAQKADVAVITAGIHEGEFQDRAMLGLPGYQEELIKAVAATGKPVVVVLIGGSAITMSNWMPRVQGIVDAWYPGEEGGHAVADVLFGDYNPAGRLPITFPVHEAQLPLVYNHKPTGRGDDYYNLSGQPLFPFGFGLSYTHFEYSNLRLDKKVIGAGASTTARCTIKNTGKLAGDEVVQLYIRDLLASVSRPVLELKGFQRIHLEPGETKEVSFSITPALLQMLNKELKTVVEPGDFRIMIGASSRDLRLKETLTVE, from the coding sequence ATGAGAACATCCCCACTGCTTTTAGCTATTTTCTTTTTGTGCACCAGCCTCTCTGTCTTTTCACAAACTATATTGCCTTATAAAGATGCCCGCCGGCCTGTTGATGAACGGGTGAAGGACCTGCTGGGCAGGATGACGATTGAAGAAAAGTTCTGGCAATTGTTCATGATCCCCGGCGACCTGGACAAAGCTGCTCCCCAGCAATACCGGCATGGTATTTTCGGTTTCCAGGTGAGCGCGGGCGCACAAGGCGATGCCGGTGGCCAGTTGCTGAGTTACAGGACTACCGAAAATGCGTTGACACTGGTGCAAAAGATCAACCGGATGCAAAAGTATTTTGTTGACAGCAGCAGGCTGGGTATTCCCATTATTGCTTTTGATGAAGCCCTGCATGGCCTGGTGCGTGATGGCGCTACTTCCTTTCCGCAGGCTATTGGATTAGCTGCTACCTGGGATACGACGCTGATGCGGCAGGTATCCACGGCCATTGCTACAGAAACCAAGGCCCGCGGCATCCGCCAGATATTAACGCCGGTAGTGAATATTGCCAGTGATGTACGCTGGGGCCGGACAGAAGAAACGTATGGGGAAGATCCCTTCCTCACTTCAGAGATGGGTGTCGCCTTTGTATCGCCCTTTGAGCAAACCAATATTATTACTACGCCCAAACATTTCCTGGCGAATGTAGGCGATGGCGGACGCGACAGCTACCCTATCCATTTCAATGAACGCCTGCTGGAAGAGATTTATCTCCCTCCCTTCAAAGCCTGTTTTGAAAGAGGTGGTTCCCGCTCGGTAATGACAGCCTATAATTCACTGGATGGGCGCTCCTGCTCTTCCAACAGTTGGTTATTACAGGAAAAGCTGAAGAAGGAATGGAACTTCCAGGGCTTTGTGATTTCCGATGCCAGCGCTGTGGGAGGCGATATTGTATTGCATTATACCGCTACTGATTATGCCGATGCGGGTAAGAATTCCATCAACAACGGACTGGATGTGATCTTCCAAACGAGTTATGACCATTACAAGTTATTCATCCCTTCTTTCCTCGATGGCCGGGCCGACAGCAACCGCGTGAATGAAGCCGTAGCCAGGGTACTGAAGGCGAAGTTTGAACTGGGGCTTTTTGAAAACCCTTATGTACCGGAAGCCGCCGCCGCACAACTGCTCCATAACACGGCACACAAAGCACTGGCCAGGAAAGCAGCGCAGGCATCGCTGGTATTGCTGAAGAATGATAAAAACGTTTTACCCTTCCGGTCTTCCGTAAAGACCATCGCCGTGATCGGGGAAGAAGCCAAAGCAGCCAGACTGGGTGGCTATAGTGGACCCGGCAATGGCAAGATCAATATACTGGATGGCATTCAACAAAGGGCCGGCAATGTCATTAAAGTATTGTATGCTGCAGGAGCCGGCATCCAAGCAGATGAGTATGTAGTGGTACCAGGAAAATATCTCTCGCATAATAATAAGCCGGGCTTGCAAGCTGAATATTTCAACAATCTTACTTTAAGTGGAACGCCTGTAGTGACGAGGACAGATGGGGCCATTGATTTCCGCTGGACATTGTACGCTCCTGACCCGACAATTAACCTTGATTTTTATTCGGCCCGGTGGACAGGTACTATCCAATCGCCCCAAACCGGCACTTTTAAGATAGGACTCGAAGGCAATGACGGCTACCGGCTGTATGTGAATAATAAGCTGGTAGTGGACAACTGGAAAAAACAGACTTATCAAACTTTAACCGGTAATGTGTTTTTGGAAAAAGGAAAACAATATCCTATCCGGGTTGAGTTTTTTGAACCGGCCGGCAATGCCCACTTGAAGCTGGTATGGAATGCCGGCGTAGTGAATGACCGCGCTAAAAAGATACAGGAAGCAGTGGCTGCTGCCCAAAAAGCCGATGTAGCTGTTATCACAGCCGGCATACACGAAGGGGAATTCCAGGACAGGGCCATGCTGGGCTTACCCGGCTACCAGGAAGAACTGATCAAAGCGGTAGCTGCCACCGGCAAACCCGTGGTAGTGGTGCTGATCGGCGGCAGCGCCATTACGATGAGCAACTGGATGCCTCGTGTACAAGGCATTGTGGATGCCTGGTATCCCGGTGAAGAAGGCGGCCATGCGGTGGCAGATGTGCTGTTTGGCGATTATAACCCGGCAGGCCGGCTGCCCATCACTTTCCCGGTGCACGAAGCGCAACTGCCCCTGGTGTATAACCACAAGCCTACCGGCCGGGGCGATGATTATTATAATTTGAGTGGCCAGCCTTTGTTCCCCTTTGGCTTTGGCCTGAGCTATACCCATTTCGAATACAGCAACCTGCGGCTGGATAAAAAGGTGATTGGAGCGGGCGCCTCCACCACAGCACGATGCACGATTAAGAATACCGGCAAGCTGGCGGGTGATGAAGTGGTGCAATTGTATATCAGGGACCTGCTGGCTTCTGTGTCAAGGCCCGTGCTGGAGTTAAAAGGTTTTCAACGCATCCACCTGGAGCCGGGTGAAACCAAAGAAGTGAGCTTTTCCATCACCCCTGCCCTGCTACAGATGCTGAACAAGGAATTGAAAACAGTAGTAGAGCCCGGCGATTTCAGGATCATGATCGGAGCTTCTTCGAGAGACCTGCGACTGAAGGAGACGCTGACGGTGGAGTGA